The DNA sequence GGCATGGAACTGCTGATGCCGGCGCTGCAGCCGGCCGAGCTTTGGCAGCAGTCCGGCCGTTGGTATTCGTACGGACCGGAGTTGATGCGCTTAAAAGACCGGCACGAGCGCGATTTCGCCCTTGGGCCGACGCATGAGGAAATGATCACGGCGATCGTCCGCGATGAAGTGAAAACGTACAAGCGGCTGCCGCTTGTGTTGTACCAAATCCAAACGAAATTCCGCGATGAAAAGCGCCCGCGCTTCGGACTGCTGCGCGGCCGTGAATTCATGATGAAAGACGCCTATTCGTTCCATACGTCAAAAGAAAGTTTGGATGAAACGTACAACGACATGTATAACGCCTATTCGAACATTTTCCGCCGCTGCGGCTTAAACTTCCGTGCCGTCATCGCGGATTCGGGGGCGATCGGCGGCAAAGATACGCACGAGTTCATGGTGCTCTCGGACATTGGCGAAGATACGATCGCCTATTCCGACGCGTCCGACTATGCCGCCAACATTGAAATGGCGCCGGTTGTGACCACGTACGAGAAAAGTAGCGAGCCGCCGGCTGAATTGAAAAAAGTGGCGACGCCGGGGCAAAAAACGATTGATGAAGTCGCTTCCTACTTACAAGTTTCGCCGGAGCGCTGCATCAAGTCGCTTTTGTTCAATGTCGATGGCCGGTACGTGCTTGTTCTTGTCCGCGGCGACCACGAGGCGAACGAGGTGAAAGTGAAAAATGTGCTCGACGCCACCGTCGTGGAGCTGGCGACGCCGGAAGAAACAGAACGGGTGATGGGGGCGCCGGTCGGCTCGCTCGGTCCGATCGGTGTCAGCGAAGCGGTCATGGTGATCGCGGACCATGCTGTTGCTGC is a window from the Geobacillus stearothermophilus ATCC 12980 genome containing:
- a CDS encoding proline--tRNA ligase is translated as MRQSQAFIPTLREVPADAEVKSHQLLLRAGFIRQSASGVYTFLPLGQRVLQKIEAIIREEMNRIGGMELLMPALQPAELWQQSGRWYSYGPELMRLKDRHERDFALGPTHEEMITAIVRDEVKTYKRLPLVLYQIQTKFRDEKRPRFGLLRGREFMMKDAYSFHTSKESLDETYNDMYNAYSNIFRRCGLNFRAVIADSGAIGGKDTHEFMVLSDIGEDTIAYSDASDYAANIEMAPVVTTYEKSSEPPAELKKVATPGQKTIDEVASYLQVSPERCIKSLLFNVDGRYVLVLVRGDHEANEVKVKNVLDATVVELATPEETERVMGAPVGSLGPIGVSEAVMVIADHAVAAIVNGVCGANEEGYHYIGVNPDRDFAVSQYADLRFVQEGDPSPDGKGTIRFARGIEVGHVFKLGTKYSEAMNAVYLDENGQTKTMIMGCYGIGVSRLVAAIAEQFADENGLVWPASVAPFHIHLLTANAKSDEQRALAEEWYEKLGQAGFEVLYDDRPERAGVKFADSDLIGIPVRVTVGKRVGEGIVEVKVRKTGETFDVPVGELTDTVRRLLQG